The following are from one region of the Sphingobacteriaceae bacterium genome:
- a CDS encoding thiamine pyrophosphate-dependent dehydrogenase E1 component subunit alpha — MPLSFEQELEAYYKMQLIRQFEQKTIELYQKGLIGGSLHTYTGQEAVAVGACMALRQDDYITMSYRSRGQALAKGSDPARTMAEILGRLDGYCKGKGGPMHLTDLENGILGANGIVAAGIPIAVGAALSARMRKTDQVAVTFFGDGATNQGVFHEALNLAAVWELPVVFICENNLYAEMTPLHVSTKLQQLSTRAAAYGFPGKTVDGMDVSAVYDAVTEAVERARAGGGPTLIECMTYRFGGHMLGDPATYRSAEEVNAWKQRDPIPALRAQILAKKPDAEAQLAALEEKAARVVAEAEAFALASPEPGTEDLTTDIWA; from the coding sequence ATGCCCTTGTCGTTTGAGCAAGAGCTGGAAGCGTATTACAAGATGCAGCTGATACGGCAATTTGAACAAAAGACCATCGAGCTGTATCAAAAGGGCCTCATCGGCGGTTCCCTGCACACCTACACGGGCCAGGAGGCCGTGGCCGTGGGCGCCTGCATGGCCCTCCGCCAGGACGATTACATCACCATGTCCTATCGCAGCCGGGGCCAAGCCCTGGCCAAGGGCAGCGACCCGGCCCGCACCATGGCGGAAATCCTGGGCCGCTTGGATGGCTACTGCAAGGGCAAAGGCGGACCGATGCACCTGACCGACCTGGAAAACGGCATCCTGGGAGCCAACGGCATCGTGGCCGCCGGCATTCCCATCGCCGTGGGAGCGGCCTTGTCGGCCCGCATGCGCAAGACCGACCAGGTGGCCGTCACCTTCTTCGGCGATGGTGCCACTAACCAGGGCGTTTTCCACGAGGCCCTCAACCTGGCCGCCGTCTGGGAGCTGCCGGTGGTCTTCATCTGCGAAAACAACCTGTACGCGGAGATGACGCCGCTGCACGTCTCCACCAAGCTCCAGCAGCTGTCGACCCGGGCCGCTGCCTACGGTTTCCCCGGCAAGACCGTGGACGGCATGGACGTCAGCGCCGTGTATGACGCGGTGACCGAGGCCGTCGAGCGCGCCCGGGCGGGCGGCGGGCCGACCCTCATCGAGTGCATGACGTACCGGTTCGGCGGCCACATGTTGGGCGACCCCGCCACCTACCGGTCGGCGGAGGAGGTAAACGCGTGGAAGCAGCGGGACCCGATCCCGGCATTGCGGGCGCAGATCTTGGCAAAGAAGCCCGACGCCGAAGCCCAGTTGGCCGCCTTGGAGGAAAAAGCCGCCCGGGTCGTGGCCGAGGCCGAAGCCTTTGCCCTGGCCAGCCCGGAACCGGGGACGGAGGATTTGACCACAGACATTTGGGCGTAG
- a CDS encoding alpha-ketoacid dehydrogenase subunit beta, whose translation MRELTYAQALNEALREEMAADPRVFLMGEDIGHYGGIFRVTQDLLAEFGPERVRDTPISEAAFIGAGLGAAMTGLRPVVEIMWVDFAMVAMDQIVNQVAKMRYMSGGQVAVPMVIRTQGGGGRGNAAQHSQSLEGLFAQIPGLKVVMPATPADAKGLLKAAIRDDNPVIFIEHKMLYATRGPVPTGEHIVPLGRADIKRPGSHVTVVAWSRALLYALEAAERLAAEGISAEVIDLRTVTPLDLDTIYESVRKTHRAVVAHEACTSFGPGAEIAARIQHDLFDELDAPVVRVGTVDTPLPYNRRLEATALVSADGIAAGIRAALEGALA comes from the coding sequence ATGCGGGAATTGACCTACGCGCAAGCACTAAACGAAGCCCTACGGGAAGAGATGGCCGCTGACCCCCGGGTGTTCCTCATGGGCGAAGACATCGGCCATTACGGCGGCATCTTTCGCGTGACCCAGGACCTGCTGGCCGAGTTTGGCCCCGAGCGGGTGCGGGACACCCCCATCTCCGAAGCCGCCTTCATCGGCGCCGGCTTGGGGGCGGCCATGACCGGCCTGAGACCCGTCGTGGAGATCATGTGGGTCGACTTCGCGATGGTGGCCATGGACCAAATCGTCAACCAAGTGGCCAAGATGCGCTACATGTCCGGCGGCCAAGTAGCCGTGCCCATGGTCATCCGCACCCAGGGCGGCGGCGGACGGGGCAACGCCGCGCAGCACTCCCAAAGCCTGGAGGGGCTCTTTGCGCAAATTCCGGGACTAAAGGTGGTCATGCCCGCCACCCCGGCCGACGCCAAAGGTCTCCTGAAGGCGGCTATCCGCGACGACAATCCGGTGATCTTTATCGAGCACAAGATGCTTTATGCAACGCGCGGGCCGGTACCGACCGGCGAACACATCGTGCCCCTAGGCCGGGCCGACATCAAGCGGCCGGGCAGCCACGTCACCGTGGTCGCCTGGTCCCGGGCCCTGCTGTACGCGCTGGAGGCCGCGGAACGGCTGGCCGCCGAGGGCATTTCAGCTGAAGTCATCGACTTGCGCACCGTGACGCCTTTGGACCTGGACACCATCTACGAATCGGTGCGAAAGACCCACCGGGCCGTAGTTGCCCACGAGGCTTGCACCTCCTTTGGCCCTGGCGCCGAGATCGCCGCCCGCATCCAGCACGATCTTTTCGACGAACTAGACGCTCCGGTGGTGCGGGTGGGTACGGTGGACACACCGCTGCCGTACAACCGCCGCTTGGAAGCCACCGCGCTGGTGTCCGCCGACGGCATCGCCGCGGGCATCCGCGCGGCGCTGGAGGGGGCCTTGGCCTAA
- a CDS encoding VOC family protein: MVIGTWHFSFTVRNLERSLEFYQGLLGMELVHRQEQGGGYTDRLVGMQDVWLKAAMLKFPGQDAGVSGHVLELIEYVRPQGTPVDLRTCNPGVAHMAFVVEDIHKEYERLKAHGVQFKSEPVAITGGRNKGGWAVYLLDPDGITLELFQPPPR; the protein is encoded by the coding sequence ATGGTCATCGGAACTTGGCATTTCAGTTTCACCGTCAGGAACTTGGAGCGTTCGCTGGAATTTTACCAGGGTCTCCTGGGCATGGAGCTGGTGCACCGGCAAGAGCAAGGCGGTGGCTACACCGATAGGTTGGTGGGCATGCAGGACGTGTGGCTCAAGGCCGCCATGCTCAAATTTCCCGGGCAAGACGCTGGGGTTTCAGGCCATGTACTGGAGCTCATCGAGTATGTGCGGCCCCAAGGCACGCCCGTGGACCTGCGCACCTGCAACCCCGGCGTGGCCCACATGGCCTTCGTGGTGGAGGACATCCACAAGGAGTACGAGCGGCTCAAAGCCCACGGGGTGCAATTCAAATCGGAACCGGTAGCCATCACCGGCGGGCGCAACAAGGGCGGCTGGGCCGTGTATCTCCTAGACCCCGACGGGATTACGCTGGAGCTCTTTCAGCCCCCGCCCCGGTAA